CGACTACCAGGGGCTCGCGTTCCAGAGTCAGAACGCGGGCGCGAGCCCGGTCCTGGCCGGCGGGGAGATCGGGAACAGCGGCGCCGTTCCCGTGTTTGCCTCCACGTCTTCCTCGTTCAGCGAGCGCCCGATTTACCGGCGCCACCCCTACCGGGACCGCTATCGGGACCGCTATGAAGATAACGACCAGCCACGCTACTTCGGCGCGATCGGCGCGGGCTCGTTCGATCCGGACGATCAGCCGGGCAACGGCCTCTGGATGAACGGCGAGCTGGGCAGCGAAGTCGGGGACGCCCTCGACCTGGGCGTTCGCGTGAACTGGTACCACCGCCAGTCGGACAACTCGGAAGTCGTCTCCACCTATACCGATGAGGCCGGCAACGTCCACGAGCGCGTCATCGACACGAACAACATCGAGACGAACCTCGTTCCGCTCATGGCCATCCTCCGCGTCCGCTTCCCGGTTTCCAAGGACTTCCAGCCCTACGTCGGCGGCGGCCTCGGCTGGGAGTGGCTCACGGTCAGCGGCACCGACTCGACCGGCTTCGATTTCCAGGATGACTACGACGGGTTCGGGGCCCAGGTCTTTGCGGGGCTGAACGTCGGCGTCTCCCCGACCCTGAATCTCTACGGCGAAGCGCTCTGGAACAAGAGCACCGTGTCGGCGCGCTTCTTCGATCCGTTCGTGGGCGGCACCATCAAGGATGAGATCGACATGGACGGCCTGGGAGTGCACGGAGGGCTTCGCTTCAGCTTCTGAGACCACGCTCCAATCTTCCGGTTCTAGTGGCCCCCGCGGGCGCGGTGCGGTACGTTTCCGGCTGGATACCGCGGGACGAAATCGCGCCGCCCCCGACGGGGGCGTCGTTTTGGGAGCGAACCAGGAGGTGGAACGATGGATCGGAGCCTTACCCGGAGAATGGCGCGGGTAGCCGCGCTCGGGGTCGCGTTGGTCGCGATCACGAGTCTCGCGGCGACCGCGCCGCGCGCTTGGGCGCAGACGCAGACGACGTCGAGCGCGCGCACGGAAGACGTTTCGCTTGGATTCAAGGGAATGGGCGCCCGGATCGGGCTGGTCGACCCCGAAGGTGCGAGCAGCACCGTGGATCTCGGGGTCCACATCGACGCCGGCGAGTTCGCCCGGAACGTGCGGCTCATGCCGCTCGTCGAGTACTGGAGCGTCGGCCAGGACGTCGGGCCCTACAACGCCGACCTGAAGGACTTCTCGCTCGGGGCGGACATCAATCTCGATTTTCCGCTGCAGGACAGCCGCGTCACGCCTTACGCCGGTGGCGGCATCGGCCTGCACTGGCTCAAGGCTTCCACCAACGTCCCCAACGTGCCCGACCAGTCCGACACCAAGCTTGGCTTGAGCCTCCAGGGCGGCGTGCGGACGGACGCGATGCCGAATCTGGCTCTCTTCGGTGAACTGCGCTATAACTTCGTCTCGGATGCCAATCAGTTGAAGATCCTGGGCGGGTTCACGTACCGGTTCATCTACTAGGG
Above is a genomic segment from Candidatus Binatia bacterium containing:
- a CDS encoding outer membrane beta-barrel protein; translated protein: MARVAALGVALVAITSLAATAPRAWAQTQTTSSARTEDVSLGFKGMGARIGLVDPEGASSTVDLGVHIDAGEFARNVRLMPLVEYWSVGQDVGPYNADLKDFSLGADINLDFPLQDSRVTPYAGGGIGLHWLKASTNVPNVPDQSDTKLGLSLQGGVRTDAMPNLALFGELRYNFVSDANQLKILGGFTYRFIY
- a CDS encoding outer membrane beta-barrel protein is translated as MQRNTIITAVVFAGALAAAPWTASAGPLDYQGLAFQSQNAGASPVLAGGEIGNSGAVPVFASTSSSFSERPIYRRHPYRDRYRDRYEDNDQPRYFGAIGAGSFDPDDQPGNGLWMNGELGSEVGDALDLGVRVNWYHRQSDNSEVVSTYTDEAGNVHERVIDTNNIETNLVPLMAILRVRFPVSKDFQPYVGGGLGWEWLTVSGTDSTGFDFQDDYDGFGAQVFAGLNVGVSPTLNLYGEALWNKSTVSARFFDPFVGGTIKDEIDMDGLGVHGGLRFSF